Proteins from a single region of Carassius gibelio isolate Cgi1373 ecotype wild population from Czech Republic chromosome B15, carGib1.2-hapl.c, whole genome shotgun sequence:
- the rab34a gene encoding ras-related protein Rab-34a isoform X2, producing the protein MSVLPPVRKDRIISQFPKCFNKGAALNTDDEFHSKVKTACQQQRTGTVGFKISKVIVVGDLAVGKTCLINRFCKDVFDKNYKATIGVDFEMERFEVLGVPFSLQLWDTAGQERFKCIASTYYRGAQAVIIVFDLTDVASLEHTRQWLEDAMKENDPTSVLLFLVGTKKDLSSPAQYTLIEQDAIKLADQMKAEYWAVSALSGENVTEFFFRVASLTFEANVLAELEKSGSRRIGEVVQINSNPNSLYATSKKKQPNCCQ; encoded by the exons ATGAGCGTACTGCCCCCTGTACGGAAAGACCGCATTATCAGCCAGTTTCCTAAG TGCTTCAACAAAGGTGCTGCTTTGAACACAGACGATGAATTCCACAGCAAGGTGAAGACGGCCTGTCAGCAGCAGAGGACAGGAACTGTGGG GTTTAAGATCTCCAAGGTCATTGTAGTGGGTGATCTGGCGGTGGGGAAAACCTGTTTGATTAATAG ATTTTGTAAAGATGTCTTTGACAAAAATTACAAGGCCACCATTGGTGTGGACTTTGAAATGGAGAGGTTTGAAGTTCTTGGGGTCCCTTTCAGTTTACAGCT GTGGGACACTGCAGGACAGGAGAGATTTAAATGCATTGCCTCGACATACTACAGAGGAGCTCAAG CCGTGATCATTGTGTTCGATTTGACTGATGTGGCTTCACTGGAGCATACAAG GCAATGGCTGGAGGACGCGATGAAAGAGAATGATCCTACCAGTGTATTACTCTTCTTAGTAGGCACAAAGAAAGATCTGAGT TCTCCTGCACAGTATACACTAATTGAGCAGGATGCCATTAAACTGGCCGATCAGATGAAAGCAGAGTACTGGGCTGTGTCCGCCTTGTCTG GGGAGAATGTGACAGAGTTTTTCTTCAGAGTGGCATCTTTAACATTTGAGGCCAATGTCCTGGCAGAACTGGAGAAAAGTGGATCCAGACGTATTGGGGAAGTTGTTC AAATCAACAGCAACCCAAATAGCCTGTATGCAACTTCCAAGAAGAAACAGCCCAACTGTTGTCAGTAA
- the ca4b gene encoding carbonic anhydrase 4b has protein sequence MNVLWFSLLAILCRFASSADWCYQSQVSCSNHSCIGPDDWASVAAECGNTKQSPINIVTNKTVFDSHLTPVQFTGYQETITTLIKNNGHTVQVNLPDTAAISGAKLESSYKAQQLHLHWGKNGGPGSEHTIDGEKYPMELHIVHIKEKYNSVDEAIVDPSGVAVLGFFYEESQTANKKYDGIINSLKNITHPGTNATLTDVSLDMLILPHNELERYFRYQGSLTTPGCSEAVVWTIFEKAIPLSKEQLSAFSNLMFSDGTAMVNTYRPIQLRSGRQVFYSRSYVFCVSTALLVSSVLTSFYVLTV, from the exons ATGAATGTGCTCTGGTTTTCTCTACTTGCTATTTTATGCAGGTTTGCTTCAAGTGCAG ATTGGTGCTATCAGTCTCAAGTATCTTGCAGCAATCACTCATGCATAG GACCGGATGACTGGGCATCAGTAGCCGCGGAGTGTGGAAATACAAAACAGTCTCCCATTAACATAGTAACAAACAAAACTGTCTTTGACAGTCATCTAACCCCAGTGCAGTTTACAGGCTACCAAGAAACAATCACTACTCTCATTAAAAACAACGGACACACAG TGCAAGTTAACCTGCCAGACACAGCAGCAATTAGTGGAGCCAAATTAGAAAGCAGTTACAAAGCTCAGCAGCTTCACCTGCACTGGGGCAAGAACGGTGGACCTGGATCAGAACATACTATAGATGGAGAGAAATATCCTATGGAG CTTCACATCGTACATATAAAAGAAAAGTACAACTCTGTGGATGAGGCCATTGTTGACCCCTCTGGAGTTGCTGTTCTCGGATTTTTTTACGAG GAGTCACAAACTGCCAATAAAAAATATGACGGCATCATAAATTCTCTGAAAAATATTACACATCCTG GCACCAATGCAACACTGACAGATGTATCATTAGACATGCTCATTCTTCCCCATAATGAATTGGAGAGGTACTTCCGCTACCAGGGGTCCCTCACCACACCAGGCTGCTCTGAAGCTGTGGTCTGGACAATATTTGAGAAGGCGATACCCCTCAGCAAGGAACAG CTTTCTGCATTTTCAAACCTGATGTTTTCTGACGGGACCGCCATGGTGAACACATACCGGCCCATTCAGCTGCGGTCTGGACGTCAAGTGTTTTATTCTAGAAGTTATGTTTTTTGTGTTAGCACTGCTTTATTGGTCAGCTCTGTTTTGACATCCTTCTATGTTCTCACTGTCTAA
- the dhrs11b.2 gene encoding dehydrogenase/reductase SDR family member 11-like isoform X1, producing MDRWKGRVALVTGASVGIGAAIAKSLVQHGMKVVGCARNVEQIQKSAADCVSSGFSGTLIPYKCDLSVEDDVLSMFSWIKVQHQGIDVCINNAGLALPEPLLSGKTSGWRTIMDVNVIALSVCTREAYQSMKERKIDDGHIININSICGHRVINSADAHFYTASKYAVTALTEGLRQELREAKTNIRATCICPGIVKTEFAYRLFSENPEKAAATYKSEKCLQAVDIANAVVYVLSAPPHVQIGDIEITPVDQSM from the exons ATGGATCGCTGGAAAGGCAGGGTTGCTCTGGTCACTGGAGCTTCAGTGGGAATCGGAGCAGCGATCGCGAAGTCTCTTGTCCAGCATGGCATGAAGGTGGTCGGCTGTGCCAGAAATGTGGAGCAAATTCAG AAATCGGCAGCAGATTGTGTCAGTAGTGGATTCAGTGGCACTCTGATCCCATATAAATGTGATCTGTCTGTAGAGGATGACGTGTTATCCATGTTCTCCTGGATCAAAGTTCAACATCAGGGCATTGACGTGTGCATTAATAATGCTGGTTTGGCTCTCCCAGAGCCTCTGTTGAGCGGCAAAACCAGTGGCTGGAGGACTATTATGGAT GTAAATGTCATTGCCCTGTCCGTGTGCACCCGTGAGGCTTACCAGtccatgaaagaaagaaaaattgatGATGGTCATATCATTAATATCAACAG tATTTGTGGACACCGGGTCATCAACAGTGCTGATGCACACTTCTACACCGCCAGCAAATACGCAGTGACGGCTCTCACAGAAGGTTTGAGGCAAGAGTTACGAGAAGCCAAAACCAACATACGTGCCACA TGTATTTGTCCTGGCATAGTGAAGACAGAATTTGCCTACCGACTCTTTAGCGAAAACCCAGAAAAGGCTGCTGCTACTTATAAAAGTGAAAAG TGCCTACAAGCAGTTGACATCGCAAACGCAGTGGTGTATGTCCTGAGTGCTCCTCCTCATGTTCAA ATTGGTGACATTGAGATCACGCCAGTGGATCAGTCGATGTAA
- the si:ch211-105f12.2 gene encoding RIMS-binding protein 2-like: protein MIGLDVYLYPDGLRVATPDDIEKWESEREMFEPNVRLFVALFSYNPAMMSPNPETMEEELPFEQGQIIKVYGDKDADGFYSGETGGRFGFVPSNMVSEIPVEDGELKLRLFQQGFLPEETPSIAPSETSSVPDGVKVHRMVAVFDYDPWESSPNMDIEDELPFRAGDIIYVFGEMDSDGFYYGDLHGYRGLVPSNFLQPLPWD from the exons ATGATTGGGCTGGATGTCTATCTGTATCCAGACGGTCTTAGGGTTGCTACACCAGACGATATAGAGAAGTGGGAATCTGAGAGAGAAATGTTTGAACCGAATGTGCGTCTCTTCGTGGCTCTGTTCTCATACAACCCTGCGATGATGTCACCAAACCCTGAAACAATGGAGGAGGAACTGCCTTTTGAACAAGGACAGATCATTaaa GTATACGGAGATAAAGATGCTGACGGCTTCTATAGCGGAGAGACGGGTGGTCGCTTCGGTTTTGTGCCGAGCAACATGGTTTCTGAGATTCCTGTGGAAGACGGAGAGCTCAAACTTCGTCTGTTTCAGCAGGGGTTTTTACCAGAGGAGACGCCTTCCATAG CACCCAGCGAAACGTCTAGTGTGCCGGATGGTGTGAAGGTCCACAGGATGGTGGCCGTTTTCGATTATGACCCATGGGAAAGTTCTCCAAACATGGATATTGAG GATGAGCTTCCCTTTCGTGCAGGAgacattatatatgtttttggaGAAATGGACAGTGATGGATTTTATTAT GGAGATCTCCATGGTTACCGAGGTCTTGTGCCATCAAACTTTTTGCAACCCCTGCCTTGGGACTAA
- the rab34a gene encoding ras-related protein Rab-34a isoform X1 produces the protein MSVLPPVRKDRIISQFPKCFNKGAALNTDDEFHSKVKTACQQQRTGTVGRFKISKVIVVGDLAVGKTCLINRFCKDVFDKNYKATIGVDFEMERFEVLGVPFSLQLWDTAGQERFKCIASTYYRGAQAVIIVFDLTDVASLEHTRQWLEDAMKENDPTSVLLFLVGTKKDLSSPAQYTLIEQDAIKLADQMKAEYWAVSALSGENVTEFFFRVASLTFEANVLAELEKSGSRRIGEVVQINSNPNSLYATSKKKQPNCCQ, from the exons ATGAGCGTACTGCCCCCTGTACGGAAAGACCGCATTATCAGCCAGTTTCCTAAG TGCTTCAACAAAGGTGCTGCTTTGAACACAGACGATGAATTCCACAGCAAGGTGAAGACGGCCTGTCAGCAGCAGAGGACAGGAACTGTGGG TAGGTTTAAGATCTCCAAGGTCATTGTAGTGGGTGATCTGGCGGTGGGGAAAACCTGTTTGATTAATAG ATTTTGTAAAGATGTCTTTGACAAAAATTACAAGGCCACCATTGGTGTGGACTTTGAAATGGAGAGGTTTGAAGTTCTTGGGGTCCCTTTCAGTTTACAGCT GTGGGACACTGCAGGACAGGAGAGATTTAAATGCATTGCCTCGACATACTACAGAGGAGCTCAAG CCGTGATCATTGTGTTCGATTTGACTGATGTGGCTTCACTGGAGCATACAAG GCAATGGCTGGAGGACGCGATGAAAGAGAATGATCCTACCAGTGTATTACTCTTCTTAGTAGGCACAAAGAAAGATCTGAGT TCTCCTGCACAGTATACACTAATTGAGCAGGATGCCATTAAACTGGCCGATCAGATGAAAGCAGAGTACTGGGCTGTGTCCGCCTTGTCTG GGGAGAATGTGACAGAGTTTTTCTTCAGAGTGGCATCTTTAACATTTGAGGCCAATGTCCTGGCAGAACTGGAGAAAAGTGGATCCAGACGTATTGGGGAAGTTGTTC AAATCAACAGCAACCCAAATAGCCTGTATGCAACTTCCAAGAAGAAACAGCCCAACTGTTGTCAGTAA
- the proca1 gene encoding uncharacterized protein proca1, with the protein MWSVFFVFLSYLDRNFVKGEFLNQALDAEKESKELFYMLNNTLCAKSSVVGEYHLHQVTDGAEEVRSVHDSEGRLVDCSVSQNQMQVKSFMHVCRLGLRNQMSSDLKMSLTGVSEAKANCGKLKSKGDRNVIRTTKQAKEPNSDAANNKKTRTKRGFTYPGTLWCGAGNIADHYDHLGEFEETDRCCRVHDHCPYVIHAFSSNYGYTNFKWHSLSHCDCDNALKECLRLVNDTSSRVVGQAFFNVIEVPCFEFSFEEQCVERHWYGVCKKYDRVPVAVIKESIPYDFGGIDVIDVLTIAPPKKKQSDEEKQNTTSSESTTQSSFSKTAAPEEPSLTNVVTAAEDFIKVLATVSTSQSSSADAGKGETQTSEKKRKKNSSKKKKENKKKRGKGKGRKKNKKLSAVLKVDEGTTGAPSTGQTEEVMGKNNFAEEAAKMNRFRIKENNFMNSELDSEGNKMMRDDPQRTVNDNQDVVTITTSIKTKDKEPEILEHRQANDTELVSTSPAAHITPAVRDKTRAKLRQRTRKKNQRKNNPPTEAKEETLSTSPSEGVSFVTSKPEHPAGAVRNEMLLSTMHLEENGPVVTTAQNSPIVRTKRPSSRQREGRKRMRKIIPSSTEEPPRDISSQDPLLFTGSATVRPTDVLERLGLDRLENPTESLKDTNGRKNKGRRVIKICYEAFLPDVADTTPLPSLIEKDTEFQLKDPERNTAPMFPLLQTNTASTATRRPRTTKKKRSRERGHREKRGKVKKE; encoded by the exons ATGTGGTCCGTGTTTTTCGTGTTTCTGTCTTATTTAGACAGGAACTTTGTTAAAGGCGAGTTCTTAAACCAAGCTTTAGATGCAGAAAAAGAGAGCAAAGAGCTCTTTTACATGCTCAACAACACCCTTTGCGCCAAAAGTTCGGTTGTGGGAGAGTATCATCTCCATCAGGTCACCGATGGGGCTGAAGAGGTTCGCTCTGTGCACGACTCTGAGGGCCGTCTGGTCGACTGCTCTGTGAGCCAAAACCAAATGCAAGTTAAATCCTTCATGCACGTGTGCAGACTGGGGCTGAGGAACCAAATGAGCTCGGATTTGAAGATGAGTTTGACTGGGGTGTCCGAGGCGAAGGCTAACTGTGGCAAGCTGAAATCGAAAGGCGACAGGAATGTGATCAGGACAACAAAACAAGCAAAAGAGCCGAACTCGGATGCTGCGAACAATAAAAAGACGCGAACCAAGCGAGGCTTCACGTATCCCGGGACACTTTGGTGTGGTGCAGGAAACATCGCAGATCATTACGATCACTTAG GCGAATTCGAAGAAACTGACAGATGTTGCCGCGTTCACGATCACTGCCCATATGTCATCCATGCGTTCTCCTCCAATTATGGATACACCAACTTCAAATGGCACTCCCTCAGCCACTGCGACTGCGACAACGC CTTGAAGGAATGCCTGAGACTTGTCAATGACACTTCATCCCGAGTGGTTGGACAAGCCTTCTTTAATGTGATCGAAGTTCCTTGCTTCGAGTTTTCATTTGAAGAGCAGTGTGTTGAGCGTCACTGGTATGGGGT GTGTAAAAAGTATGACAGAGTTCCTGTGGCAGTGATTAAAGAATCAATCCCTTATGACTTTGGAGGCATTGATGTCATTGATGTATTGACTATCGCTCCTCCAAAGAAGAAACAATCAGACGAAGAAAAGCAGAACACAACATCCTCTGAAAGCACCACGCAGTCATCATTCTCAAAGACCGCTGCCCCTGAGGAGCCCTCGCTCACAAACGTGGTGACGGCAGCAGAGGATTTCATTAAAGTGCTCGCCACAGTCTCCACGTCTCAAAGCTCGTCTGCAGACGCAGGCAAAGGAGAAACTCAGACGtcagagaagaagaggaagaaaaattCCAGCAAGAAGAAAAAAGAGAACAAGAAGAAAAGAGGAAAGGGTAAAGGCaggaagaagaataaaaaacttAGCGCTGTGTTGAAGGTCGACGAAGGGACGACCGGAGCGCCGTCGACCGGTCAGACAGAGGAGGTCATGGGTAAGAACAACTTTGCAGAGGAAGCAGCAAAGATGAATCGGTttagaataaaagaaaacaatttcATGAACAGTGAGCTAGACTCCGAAGGAAATAAGATGATGAGAGACGATCCTCAGAGGACAGTGAATGATAATCAGGATGTTGTTACCATTACCACCTCAATAAAGACCAAAGATAAAGAACCAGAGATTCTAGAGCACAGACAAGCAAACGACACAGAGTTAGTCTCCACCTCGCCTGCAGCTCACATTACCCCAGCTGTCCGCGATAAGACCAGAGCTAAGCTGAGACAAAGAACCAGAAagaaaaatcaaagaaaaaacaacCCTCCCACGGAAGCCAAGGAAGAAACTCTCTCGACTAGTCCGTCTGAAGGTGTCAGCTTCGTAACGTCAAAACCTGAGCATCCAGCAGGCGCCGTAAGAAACGAGATGTTGCTAAGTACAATGCACTTGGAAGAAAACGGACCTGTGGTTACTACAGCACAAAATTCACCCATTGTTAGAACCAAAAGGCCAAGTTCAAGGCAGAGAGAAGGAAGAAAGAGAATGAGGAAAATCATTCCCTCCTCTACAGAAGAACCTCCTCGTGATATCAGCTCTCAGGATCCACTATTGTTCACAGGTTCTGCAACTGTGAGGCCAACCGATGTACTAGAGCGACTGGGATTGGACCGACTTGAAAACCCAACGGAAAGTTTGAAGGACACCAATGGTAGGAAGAACAAAGGAAGGCGTGTAATCAAAATCTGCTATGAAGCCTTTTTGCCTGATGTTGCAGACACCACACCCCTCCCGAGTCTGATCGAAAAGGACACTGAGTTTCAGTTGAAGGATCCGGAGAGGAACACAGCACCAATGTTTCCTCTCCTACAGACTAACACTGCATCCACGGCAACCCGCAGACCTAGGACCACGAAAAAGAAGAGAAGCAGGGAGCGAGGACATCGAGAAAAGCGTGGAAAAGTTAAGAAAGAATGA
- the zgc:174895 gene encoding adenine phosphoribosyltransferase translates to MKTPTRYLNSTPNTRRYRGSFHKSNGLSRMDVLAVPQMREEGWYLSLMAPNTKGPKFAWLDPSRLYCNPQALSDCVKDLLKPFQNETIDLVAGIDAMGFILGSAAAITLGKGFLAIRKAGHLCVQTQTQDYSDYSGREKLMEVRVDVLKPGLRVLIVDQWIETGGTMRAAIKLLENQGATVVGIAAVAIENSEGGKWLKENYKYSHCIPNELQSQIDSQYLESFKNFSG, encoded by the exons ATGAAAACGCCCACTAGATACTTGAACTCGACACCAAATACACGCCGTTACCGGGGGAGTTTTCACAAGTCTAACGGTCTCTCCAGAATGGATGTTTTAGCAGTTCCCCAAATGAGAGAAGAGGGCTGGTACTTGTCTCTTATGGCACCAAACACAAAGGGTCCAAAGTTTGCATGGCTTGATCCATCAAGACTCTATTGCAATCCACAG GCACTGTCAGATTGCGTAAAAGATCTTCTCAAACCATTCCAGAATGAGACCATTGACCTGGTAGCTGGAATAGATGCCATGGGCTTCATCCTCG GGTCAGCTGCGGCCATAACTTTAGGAAAAGGATTTTTGGCCATTCGAAAAGCAGGACACTTATGTGTTCAAACTCAAACTCAGGACTACAGCGACTACTCTGGACGAGAGAAACTGATGGAAGTGCGTGTTGATGTGTTAAAGCCAG GTCTGCGGGTTCTTATAGTTGACCAGTGGATCGAGACTGGAGGAACTATGAGAGCAGCTATCAAACTGCTGGAGAATCAAGGAGCTACTGTCGTAG GCATTGCCGCTGTGGCCATTGAAAACAGTGAGGGAGGAAAGTGGCTAAAGGAAAACTATAAATATTCCCACTGCATTCCAAATGAGCTGCAATCTCAGATTGACAGTCAGTACTTGGAGTCTTTTAAGAACTTTAGTGGCTAA
- the dhrs11b.2 gene encoding dehydrogenase/reductase SDR family member 11-like isoform X2, whose amino-acid sequence MDRWKGRVALVTGASVGIGAAIAKSLVQHGMKVVGCARNVEQIQKSAADCVSSGFSGTLIPYKCDLSVEDDVLSMFSWIKVQHQGIDVCINNAGLALPEPLLSGKTSGWRTIMDVNVIALSVCTREAYQSMKERKIDDGHIININSADAHFYTASKYAVTALTEGLRQELREAKTNIRATCICPGIVKTEFAYRLFSENPEKAAATYKSEKCLQAVDIANAVVYVLSAPPHVQIGDIEITPVDQSM is encoded by the exons ATGGATCGCTGGAAAGGCAGGGTTGCTCTGGTCACTGGAGCTTCAGTGGGAATCGGAGCAGCGATCGCGAAGTCTCTTGTCCAGCATGGCATGAAGGTGGTCGGCTGTGCCAGAAATGTGGAGCAAATTCAG AAATCGGCAGCAGATTGTGTCAGTAGTGGATTCAGTGGCACTCTGATCCCATATAAATGTGATCTGTCTGTAGAGGATGACGTGTTATCCATGTTCTCCTGGATCAAAGTTCAACATCAGGGCATTGACGTGTGCATTAATAATGCTGGTTTGGCTCTCCCAGAGCCTCTGTTGAGCGGCAAAACCAGTGGCTGGAGGACTATTATGGAT GTAAATGTCATTGCCCTGTCCGTGTGCACCCGTGAGGCTTACCAGtccatgaaagaaagaaaaattgatGATGGTCATATCATTAATATCAACAG TGCTGATGCACACTTCTACACCGCCAGCAAATACGCAGTGACGGCTCTCACAGAAGGTTTGAGGCAAGAGTTACGAGAAGCCAAAACCAACATACGTGCCACA TGTATTTGTCCTGGCATAGTGAAGACAGAATTTGCCTACCGACTCTTTAGCGAAAACCCAGAAAAGGCTGCTGCTACTTATAAAAGTGAAAAG TGCCTACAAGCAGTTGACATCGCAAACGCAGTGGTGTATGTCCTGAGTGCTCCTCCTCATGTTCAA ATTGGTGACATTGAGATCACGCCAGTGGATCAGTCGATGTAA